CGTGACCACCTTCAATAGATTTCTTCGCATATTCTAATAAATTATCATACTTTTCTAGTCTCTTTTTCTTAATATAAGAAAGCAACAAAAAAGACATATTAATGATAGTTTTATCTGGGTGCGTATGTTTATTTGGTCTCAACATCTTCATTCACACCTATATCACAACTCCAATACATAAAAAATAACATAGTATTAACTAATCGTTTGTGTTTAGTTTGCTTTAAGATTGGCTCTCTATCAACTAAAAGTTTTGATAAGTAAACTATTACCTCATCAAAAGTTTGATAATGTTTTCTTTTTGCAATAATATTTAAACAAAATTCTTCTGCAGCTAAATTATAACGCTCACGTAATTCACTATTTTCAGGTGCGGATAGAAAAGATTCAATTTCATCAACATCTTTTAGGTAACGCCGTATTAGTTCATTAGAATACGCCTCAGTCATATTATTCAGCTGATTTTTTCTAGCATAAGCAGTACGTTTAATATCTTTATCAGAAATTCCTTTTATGATAGAACTTGCTTGATTTGCAAAAGCTTGTATAACCTCAGCTAAATCATCAGGACTAACAATTAAAGGACTATCAATAGGATCCAGATCAGCAACTTTAACTATTTCTGGGTAC
Above is a genomic segment from Frischella perrara containing:
- a CDS encoding ABC-three component system middle component 8 gives rise to the protein MLRPNKHTHPDKTIINMSFLLLSYIKKKRLEKYDNLLEYAKKSIEGGHVLFLPALNLLFLLGLVEYHAKTDSIEYVGINETI
- a CDS encoding ABC-three component system protein — encoded protein: MAVYSYEDMSDEQFERLVVIICQRILGNSAQGFAKGPDGGRDAKFIGTADLFPSQSCPWVGITIIQAKHTNGYNRNCSEPDFYNKENKTNPNSVIGAELIRIKKLRDNNELDNYALFTNRRLTGNAESEICKTISEYINVNIASVKIIDVNQIELYLKWYPEIVKVADLDPIDSPLIVSPDDLAEVIQAFANQASSIIKGISDKDIKRTAYARKNQLNNMTEAYSNELIRRYLKDVDEIESFLSAPENSELRERYNLAAEEFCLNIIAKRKHYQTFDEVIVYLSKLLVDREPILKQTKHKRLVNTMLFFMYWSCDIGVNEDVETK